In Formosa haliotis, the sequence AAAACCCAGGCATAACACCTGTAAATTTAAACCGCGATAAAAGTTCGCAATATTTTAAAGATTTCAGTGCAGTAGAAGCAGAAGCCTTACAACCAAAATATGTAGATTATAAAGCAGCGATAAAAGAGCGCACTTTAGATAATGGCATTAAAGTATCTTATATAGAAAATGAAACCAACGATCTTTTTAATTTAAATTTCATTTTCGACATGGGAAGCGATAACGATAAAAAATTAAGTTTAGCTGTTGGGTACTTAGAGTATTTGGGTACAGAGACATTATCTGCCGAAGACGTTAAAAAGGAATTCTATAAATTAGGTATAAATTATAATGTAAGTGCTGGAAGCGATGTGTCTTACGTAGGTTTAAGTGGTTTAAAAGAAAACCTACCTAAGGGTTTAGAATTACTTGAAGACTTATGGAGCCATGCACAATCTAATCCAGAGGCTTATGCTAAATATGTCGATCAAATTTTAAAATCTAGACAAGATGGTAAAACTCAAAAAGGGAATATTTTATGGAGAGGTTTAGTTAGTTACGGACAGTATGGCGAGAATTCTCGTATGCGAAATATCATTAAAGCATCAGAATTAAAAGCTCAAGACCCTCAGGAGTTGGTAGATATTATTAAAGATTTAAAAGATTATAAGCAGCGTATTTTTTACTACGGAAAAGATGTAGATCAAGCCGTTGCTGCTCTAAATAAAGATCACAAATTAATAGATCAATTAAAAGATTACCCAGAAGAAACAACCTATATTGAAAAGGAAACAGGGGGCATGTGTATTTTGTAGACTACGATATGGTGCAATCTGAAATGGTGTTTTTAGCAAAAGGAAAACCATTCGATCCGGAAAACCTTGCGGCAGCAAGTTTATTTAACGCTTATTTTGGTAGTGGCTTATCTTCTATTGTATTTCAGGAAATTAGGGAATCTAAATCTTTGGCGTATTCGGCCTATTCTAAATACGACACTCCAGCAAGAAAAGACGAGTCTAATTACATTACTGCTTATATTGGTACCCAAGCAAATAAAATGGAGCAAGCTGTAAATGCCATGATGAGTTTAATGAGCGATATGCCAGAAGCAGAAAGACAATTTGAAGCGGCTAAAGATGCAGCTTTAAAGAAAATAGCTGCACAACGCATTACTAAATCTAATATCTTTTGGAGCTACGAACGTTTAAAGAAATTAGGTATCGATAACGATAATCGTGAAGCGATGTATAATACCATCAAAAATATGACGATGAGTGATTTACGTGATTTCTTTAACGAAAATATTAAAGGCGAAAACTATAATATTATGGTTGTGGGAAATAAAAAAGATATCGATTTTAAAGCTTTAAGCAAACTAGGAGAAATTCAAGAAATGGATATCGATTATTTATTTAATTATGATACAACAGACCAAGTTAAGATGTAATTCGCTTAATTTCTATAGTATATCACTAAAACCTCACAAATATGTGAGGTTTTTTTATATCGTCAGATTTGGAATTACTATCTTTGATGTTCAAAATTTTATTTAATTACACATGAAATTATTACAAGGAAAAACAGCAATTATTACAGGTGCAAGCCGTGGAATTGGTAAAGGAATTGCTCAAGTTTTTGCACAACATGGTGCAAATGTAGCATTTACTTATAGTTCGTCTGTAGAAGCTGCAAACGCTCTAGAAGCAGAATTACAAGGCTTAGGAATAAAAGCTAAAGGATACCAAAGTAATGCTGCCAATTTTAGTGAAGCTCAAACTCTAGCAGACGATGTAGTAAAAGAATTTGGTAGTATCGATATATTAGTAAATAACGCAGGAATAACTAAAGATAATTTATTAATGCGTATTAGTGAAGAAGATTTTGATTCGGTTATAGAAGTGAATTTAAAATCGGTTTTTAATATGACCAAAGCTGTACAACGAACCATGCTTAAACAACGTAAAGGCTCTATTATTAATATGAGTTCTGTAGTTGGGGTTAAGGGTAATGCTGGTCAAACAAATTATGCTGCTTCTAAAGCAGGTATTATCGGATTTTCAAAATCTGTTGCTTTAGAATTAGGTTCTAGAAACATTAGAAGCAACGTTGTTGCTCCAGGTTTTATAGAGACTGAAATGACTGCAAAATTAGACGAAAACACAGTAAAAGGATGGCGCGATGGTATTCCGTTAAAACGTGGAGGTACACCAAGTGATGTTGCCAATGTTTGTGTGTTTTTAGCAAGCGATATGAGTGCGTATGTTACAGGACAAACGCTAAATGTAGATGGCGGAATGTTAACATAATATATGCATACACAAACCGTATTATATATTATTCTAGCTGGAATTATAGCGCTTTTATTAGCTTTATTTCAGTATAAATATAAAGTGAAAAGCATGTCTAAATTGTACATGCTTTTCGCTTTTTTAAGGTTTGTAATACTTTTTTCTGTACTACTTCTATTAATTAACCCGAAGTTTGAACAATTACATTTAACTACAGAAAAGCCTAAACTTTTAGTGGCTATAGATAATTCCAATTCTATAGTGCAATTAGAGCAAAATGAAAAAGCTTTAAGCGCTATTAAAGCTTTTAAATCTAATACCGAACTAAACAATAAATTCGACATTGAATTTTATAATTTTGGTGCGGCTTTAAATAGCTCAGATACAATTACCTTTTCAGAAAAACAAACCGATATTTCTGCAGCTCTAGACGGGTTACAGGATATTTATAAAGACGCCATCGCACCAACCGTTTTAATTACAGATGGAAATCAGACTTTTGGTAATGATTATGAGTTTACACCTTATAAGCAGCCAGTATATCCTATTATTTTAGGAGACACCACGAGTTATTCCGACTTAAGTATTAGGCAACTTAATGTAAATAAGTATGCCTATTTAAAAAATAAATTTCCAGTAGAAACCATAGTTGTTTATAACGGAAAGAAAACCGTAAATACCACATTTACGATAACTTCAGGGAAACAAATGGTATATACCAAAAATATAACCTTTAATGCCGCTCATAATTCCGAAGTTATTCAGATTAATTTATCTGCAAACCATGTGGGTTTATCTACCTATAAAGCACATTTAACACCTCTAAATTCAGAAAAAAATACGGTTAATAACACGAAAAATTTTGCTGTTGAAGTGATCGATGAAAAGATGAAAATAGCGATTGTTTCAAGTTTTTATCATCCAGATTTAGGCGCTTTTAAAAAGAGTATCGAAAGTAATGAGCAACGCGAGGTATCTATTTTAAAACCTAATGAAATAAAATCAAAACTAAATGATTTTCATTTGATTATCTTATATCAACCAAATAATCAGTTTAAGTTTTTATTTGATGTAATACATTCCGAAAACCGCAATACTTTTATTGTTTCTGGTCCTAAAACAGATTGGTTTTTTCTAAACGAACAATCTAAAGTTTATGAACACGATATTACGACGCAAACCGAAATGTATCAAGGTGAGTTTAATTCTAATTTTTCAACATTTATAGTCGATGATTTAAATTTTGAATCCTTTCCACCATTACAATCTACTTTTGGAGAAATCACTTTTTTTGGCCCTTATGAAACCTTGCTGTATAAAAAGCTTGGAAGCCTAACTACAAAGCAACCACTATTGGCTACTTTCGAAACAAACGGAAGGCGAGAAGCGCTGCTTTTGGGAGAAAATATATGGCAATGGCGTGCTCAAAGTTTTTTAAATGAAAAGTCTTTTAACACCTTCGATAATTTTATTGGGAAGCTCGTGCAATATCTAGCCTCTACAAAACGAAAAACCCGATTGGTAGTCGATTTCGAATCCTTTTACGAAGGTGTAAATTCGGTGCTTATTAAGGCCCAATTTTTTAATAAAAACTACGAATTTGACGCTCGAGAAACACTGCAAATCAGTTTAAAAAATAAGGAAACTGGAGTAGTTACAGAAGTGCCTTTAGTTTTAAAAAACAACAATTATCAAGTCGATTTAAGTCATTTACCAGCCTCAAGTTACGATTTTACAGTACAGGCACTCGGAGAAAATATTTCGAAATCAGGAAGCTTTACTATTTTGGAATATAATGTGGAGCAACAATTTTTAAATGCCAATATAGATAAGATAAATACATTGGCTGCAAAAACAAATGGAACGTCTTATTTGATAGATGATTATGAGCCAATTTTTGAAGCATTAATTTCGGACAAATCATTTGCTACCATTCAAAAAAGCACCAAGACTACCAAAGGGTTAATAGATTGGAAATATGTGCTTGGATTGATAGTTTTCTGCCTATCTTTGGAATGGTTATTGAGAAAGTATAACGGATTAACTTAATAAATAAATAATGGATAAATTACCTAAAATTGCATTGCCTTTTATAATCGCTATTATAGCTTTAATAATTATTGTTTCTAAATCTGCTATAACCATCAATTCGGGTGAAGCCGGTGTGCTTTATAAGACTTTTGGTGGCGGGGTTGTTACAGACGAACCACCACTTGGTGAAGGGTTTCATATTGTAGCTCCTTGGAATAAAGTGTTTGTTTACGAAGTGAGACAACAAGAGCTTTACGAAAAAATGAATGTGTTATCTTCTAACGGATTGGATATTAAATTAGAGGCTTCTGCATGGTTTCAACCACAGTTTGAAAACTTAGGAAAATTACATCAAGAAAAAAGTGAAATGTACAAGGAACGTATTTTACTTCCTGCCATTCGTTCTGCTGCCAGAAGTGTTGTAGGACGTTATACACCTGAGCAATTGTACTCAAGTAAGCGTGATGCGATTCAGCAAGAAATTTTTGAAGAAACTAAAAGTATTGTAGATGACCAATACATTCAATTAAACGAAATTTTAGTGCGCGACGTTACTTTACCTGCAACAATTAAAGATGCTATTGAGCGTAAATTAAAGCAAGAGCAAGAATCTTTAGAATACGAATTTAGATTAGTTACAGCAACTAAAGAAGCCCAAAAACAAATTATTGAAGCACAAGGTAAAGCCGATGCGAATAGAATTTTAAGTGAGTCTTTAAATGATAAAATTTTACAAGATAAAGGGATAGAAGCAACAGTAAAATTATCGGAATCTCCAAACTCTAAAGTGATTGTAATTGGTTCTGGAGATAGCGGATTACCTATTATACTTGGGAATCAATAAATTTTTAACAAATATTAAAATAAAAGCTTGCATAAGTCTTTTTATTTTTTGAATATTTGCTGAGAACAAAAAAACAAAACATGACATTTATTCAAATTCATCATCATCATTTTCATACTTGCACTCAGGCGAGTTAAGGATGTATTGAATAAATTCAAAATATATTTTTAAACCCCGTTTGAGTAGATCAAATGGGGTTTTATTTTATCTACCCATGATTTACTCAAACCATATTAATCAATAAAATGAGTAAACTAAAAATTGCAGTTCAAAAATCAGGTCGACTTTACGACGAATCTATGGAAATCCTTAAAGACATAGGAATTTCTATAGACAATGGAAGAGATCAATTAAAAGCTTCTGCTAAGAATTTTCCAATCGAAGTGTTTTATTTACGCAACGGCGATATCCCTCAATATTTAAAAGATGGCGTTGTAGATGCCGCGATTATTGGAGAAAATGTTTTAATAGAAAAAGGAGGCGATATTCAAATTGTTCAAAAGTTAGGGTTTTCGTCTTGTAAAGTTTCTATTGCAGTGCCAAAAGCTGTAAAATATAATAGTATACAAGATTTAGAAGGTAAGCGTATAGCCACCTCGTATCCAAATACCGTGCAATTATTTTTAGATAAAAACAATGTTAATGCACAACTTCACATTATTAACGGCTCGGTAGAAATTGCTCCAAATATAGGTTTAGCAGATGCCATTGTAGATATTGTTTCTAGCGGAAGTACCTTATTTAAAAATGGTTTAAAAGAAGCGGAAGTATTGTTGAAATCTGAAGCTGTGTTGGCGTCTTCACCATTAATTTCAGAAGAAAATTTAGAACTTTTAAATAAAATAAAATTTAGAATTGATTCCGTTTTAAAAGGCAGACAATCTAAATATGTGCTCTTAAATGCGCCAAACGAAAAATTAAAAGAAATTATTGCCATTTTACCCGGTATGAAAAGTCCAACAGTATTACCTTTAGCACAAGAAGGTTGGAGCTCGGTTCATACCGTAATTAATAAAAATAAATTTTGGGAAATTATAGATGCTTTAAAAGCTCAAGGTGCCGAAGGTATATTAGTTTGCCCAATCGATAATATGGTTTTATAATTAAAGACAGTACGATGAAAATTATTGAAAATCCAGATAGATCAGATTGGTCAGAATTATTAAAGCGTCCTACGAAAACCGTGAATGATATTGAGAAAACGGTTACTCAAATTTTTGATGACGTAAAACGCAATGGGGATGAAGCAGTGGCTAAATACACATCGCTTTTTGATGGTGTATCCTTAGAAGAGAATGTGGTTACCGAAGAGGAAATTGCATATGCAAAATCGCAAGTTTCAGACGACTTAAAAGTAGCTATTCAAACAGCATATAAAAATATAGAGCGTTTTCACGGTGCCCAAAAAACCGATAAAGTTGAAGTAGAAACCATGGCTGGCGTTTCGTGCTGGCAAGAAAAACGCGCCATAGATAAAATAGGTTTATACATTCCAGGAGGAACAGCGCCTTTATTTTCAACCGTTTTAATGTTAGCGGTTCCGGCTAAAATTGCAGGATGTAAAGAGATTGTCTTATGTTCTCCACCAAGTACAACAGGAAAAATAGCTAACGAAATTTTATTCGCTGCCGATTTATGCGGTGTTTCTAAAATTATAAAAGTAGGCGGAATTCAAGCCATTGCCGGTTTAACTTTTGGTACAGAAAGTATTCCGCAAGTGTATAAAATTTTCGGACCAGGAAATCAATTTGTCACTGTTGCAAAGCAATTGGCTACAAAATATGGCGTGGCTATCGATATGCCCGCCGGACCAAGTGAATTGTTGGTGATGGCAGACGACTCTGCTAACGCTGAATTTGTAGCTTCCGATTTGTTGAGTCAAGCCGAACACGGTGCAGATAGTCAGGTGATTTTAGTGTCTACGTCAAAAGTATTGATTGATGCTGTTTTAAAAGCCATCGATGCTCAAATAGAAGCCTTACCTAGACAAACCATCGCTAAAAAAGCGATTGCTAATTCTAAATTAATTTATGTAGAAAGCGATGACATTGCGCTAGATTTAATTAATGAATATGCCCCAGAACACTTTATTATTTGTTCTAAAAATGAAGATTTATTTGTAAACGGTATTAGAAACGCCGGTTCGGTATTTATTGGAAATTATACTCCAGAAAGTGCTGGCGATTATGCTTCTGGTACTAACCACACGTTACCAACTAACGGATTTTGTAAAGCGTATTCT encodes:
- a CDS encoding prohibitin family protein, which gives rise to MDKLPKIALPFIIAIIALIIIVSKSAITINSGEAGVLYKTFGGGVVTDEPPLGEGFHIVAPWNKVFVYEVRQQELYEKMNVLSSNGLDIKLEASAWFQPQFENLGKLHQEKSEMYKERILLPAIRSAARSVVGRYTPEQLYSSKRDAIQQEIFEETKSIVDDQYIQLNEILVRDVTLPATIKDAIERKLKQEQESLEYEFRLVTATKEAQKQIIEAQGKADANRILSESLNDKILQDKGIEATVKLSESPNSKVIVIGSGDSGLPIILGNQ
- the hisG gene encoding ATP phosphoribosyltransferase translates to MSKLKIAVQKSGRLYDESMEILKDIGISIDNGRDQLKASAKNFPIEVFYLRNGDIPQYLKDGVVDAAIIGENVLIEKGGDIQIVQKLGFSSCKVSIAVPKAVKYNSIQDLEGKRIATSYPNTVQLFLDKNNVNAQLHIINGSVEIAPNIGLADAIVDIVSSGSTLFKNGLKEAEVLLKSEAVLASSPLISEENLELLNKIKFRIDSVLKGRQSKYVLLNAPNEKLKEIIAILPGMKSPTVLPLAQEGWSSVHTVINKNKFWEIIDALKAQGAEGILVCPIDNMVL
- the fabG gene encoding 3-oxoacyl-[acyl-carrier-protein] reductase, whose translation is MKLLQGKTAIITGASRGIGKGIAQVFAQHGANVAFTYSSSVEAANALEAELQGLGIKAKGYQSNAANFSEAQTLADDVVKEFGSIDILVNNAGITKDNLLMRISEEDFDSVIEVNLKSVFNMTKAVQRTMLKQRKGSIINMSSVVGVKGNAGQTNYAASKAGIIGFSKSVALELGSRNIRSNVVAPGFIETEMTAKLDENTVKGWRDGIPLKRGGTPSDVANVCVFLASDMSAYVTGQTLNVDGGMLT
- the hisD gene encoding histidinol dehydrogenase, with amino-acid sequence MKIIENPDRSDWSELLKRPTKTVNDIEKTVTQIFDDVKRNGDEAVAKYTSLFDGVSLEENVVTEEEIAYAKSQVSDDLKVAIQTAYKNIERFHGAQKTDKVEVETMAGVSCWQEKRAIDKIGLYIPGGTAPLFSTVLMLAVPAKIAGCKEIVLCSPPSTTGKIANEILFAADLCGVSKIIKVGGIQAIAGLTFGTESIPQVYKIFGPGNQFVTVAKQLATKYGVAIDMPAGPSELLVMADDSANAEFVASDLLSQAEHGADSQVILVSTSKVLIDAVLKAIDAQIEALPRQTIAKKAIANSKLIYVESDDIALDLINEYAPEHFIICSKNEDLFVNGIRNAGSVFIGNYTPESAGDYASGTNHTLPTNGFCKAYSGVNLDSFLKSITFQKISEKGLLGIGNVIEQMAAAEGLEAHKNAVTLRLNDLNKN